Proteins encoded in a region of the Streptomyces sp. NBC_00310 genome:
- a CDS encoding NADH-quinone oxidoreductase subunit D → MTPPTETRETTVGIGGAAESTDMVLNIGPQHPSTHGVLRLRLVLDGERIRHAEPVIGYMHRGAEKLFEARDYRQIIMLANRHDWLSAFSNELGVVLGVERMLGMEVPERAVWMRTLLAELNRVLNHLMFLGSYPLELGGITPVFYAFREREELQSVMEEISGGRMHYMFNRVGGLKEDLPAGWTARARAAVADVRSRMGVFDDLVLGNEIFRGRTRNVGVLSPEAVHAYGVSGPIARASGVDFDLRRDEPYLAYGDLQDVLKVVTRDEGDCLARFECLLEQTHNALALADACLDRLADLPPGPINQRLPKVLKAPEGHTYAWTENPLGINGYYLVSKGEKTPYRLKLRSASYNNIQALTELLPGTLVADMVAILGSLFFVVGDIDK, encoded by the coding sequence TCGGTATCGGCGGTGCCGCCGAGAGCACGGACATGGTGCTCAACATCGGCCCGCAGCATCCGTCCACGCACGGTGTGCTGCGGCTGCGGCTCGTCCTCGACGGCGAGCGCATCCGGCACGCCGAGCCGGTCATCGGCTATATGCACCGGGGCGCGGAGAAGCTCTTCGAGGCGCGTGACTACCGCCAGATCATCATGCTCGCCAACCGCCACGACTGGCTCTCCGCCTTCTCCAACGAACTCGGCGTCGTCCTCGGCGTCGAACGCATGCTGGGCATGGAGGTCCCCGAGCGCGCGGTCTGGATGCGTACGCTCCTCGCCGAGCTGAACCGGGTCCTCAACCACCTGATGTTCCTCGGCTCGTACCCGCTGGAGCTCGGCGGCATCACCCCGGTCTTCTACGCCTTCCGGGAGCGCGAGGAGCTCCAGAGCGTCATGGAGGAGATCTCCGGCGGGCGCATGCACTACATGTTCAACCGGGTCGGCGGCCTCAAGGAGGACCTCCCGGCGGGCTGGACCGCACGCGCGCGGGCGGCCGTCGCGGACGTCCGCTCCCGCATGGGTGTCTTCGACGACCTCGTCCTCGGCAACGAGATCTTCCGGGGCCGCACCCGGAACGTGGGCGTCCTCTCCCCGGAGGCCGTGCACGCGTACGGCGTCAGCGGCCCGATCGCCCGTGCCTCCGGCGTCGACTTCGACCTGCGGCGCGACGAGCCGTACCTGGCGTACGGCGACCTGCAGGACGTCCTGAAGGTCGTCACGCGCGACGAGGGCGACTGCCTCGCCCGCTTCGAGTGCCTCCTGGAACAGACCCACAACGCGCTCGCCCTCGCCGACGCCTGCCTCGACCGCCTCGCCGACCTCCCGCCGGGCCCCATCAACCAGCGCCTCCCGAAGGTCCTCAAGGCCCCCGAGGGCCACACCTACGCCTGGACCGAGAACCCCCTCGGCATCAACGGCTATTACCTCGTCAGCAAGGGCGAGAAGACCCCGTACCGCCTGAAGCTCCGCTCCGCCTCGTACAACAACATCCAGGCCCTCACCGAACTCCTGCCGGGCACCCTGGTGGCCGACATGGTGGCGATCCTGGGCTCGCTGTTCTTCGTGGTGGGGGACATCGACAAGTAG
- a CDS encoding SAM-dependent methyltransferase produces MSHPRAREGAKAWRCWRAATQEALYGPEGFYRRPEGPASHFRTSVHASPLFASAVARLLCRVDEALGRPGELGFVDMGAGRGELVSGVLDALPAEVSSRTRAYAVELAERPPGLDHRIEWLAEPPKGIAGLLFANEWLDNVPVEVVEVDAAGVARLVLVRQDGSERLGEAVGGEEARWLGRWWPLAPEEGLRAEVGLPRDRAWAAAVAGVERGLAVAVDYAHLVGSRPPFGTLTGFRKGRETSPVPDGSCDITAHVALDACALPGARLLTQREALRALGVGAGRPPLSLATTDPVAYVRALAGAGEAAELTAPGGLGDFGWLLQTVGIPDPLPRSPA; encoded by the coding sequence ATGTCACACCCCCGCGCCCGTGAAGGGGCGAAGGCGTGGCGGTGTTGGCGCGCCGCGACGCAAGAAGCCCTGTACGGCCCCGAGGGCTTCTACCGGAGGCCGGAGGGGCCCGCCTCGCACTTCCGGACCTCCGTGCACGCCTCCCCGCTCTTCGCCTCCGCCGTGGCGCGGTTGCTGTGCCGGGTGGACGAGGCGTTGGGACGGCCGGGCGAGCTTGGGTTCGTCGACATGGGGGCCGGGCGGGGGGAGCTGGTGAGCGGGGTGCTGGACGCGCTCCCCGCCGAGGTGTCGTCCCGCACGCGCGCGTACGCCGTCGAGCTGGCCGAGCGGCCACCCGGTCTCGATCACCGCATCGAGTGGCTCGCCGAACCGCCGAAGGGGATCGCCGGGCTGCTGTTCGCCAACGAGTGGCTGGACAACGTGCCCGTGGAGGTCGTCGAGGTGGACGCGGCGGGTGTGGCCCGGCTGGTCCTCGTACGGCAGGACGGGAGCGAGCGGCTCGGGGAGGCCGTCGGCGGGGAGGAGGCGCGATGGCTGGGCCGGTGGTGGCCGTTGGCCCCCGAGGAGGGGCTGCGGGCCGAGGTCGGGCTGCCGAGGGACCGGGCGTGGGCCGCCGCCGTGGCGGGTGTCGAGCGGGGACTCGCCGTCGCCGTGGACTACGCGCACCTCGTCGGCTCCCGGCCGCCCTTCGGGACGCTCACGGGGTTCCGGAAGGGGCGGGAGACCTCGCCGGTCCCGGACGGGTCGTGCGACATCACCGCCCATGTGGCACTGGACGCGTGCGCGCTGCCGGGGGCACGGCTGCTCACCCAGCGGGAGGCCCTGCGCGCCCTGGGGGTCGGCGCCGGCCGTCCGCCGCTGTCCCTCGCGACCACCGACCCGGTCGCGTACGTACGGGCCCTCGCGGGCGCGGGCGAGGCCGCCGAACTGACCGCGCCGGGCGGACTGGGCGACTTCGGCTGGCTGCTGCAGACGGTGGGGATTCCGGACCCGCTGCCCCGCTCACCGGCATGA